In Nocardioides sp. zg-1228, a single window of DNA contains:
- a CDS encoding ComEA family DNA-binding protein yields the protein MRRSQSSSEHAEAVSRRLATLSAELAAVRHEPPGPVEGHTRVRERPDPTVDRTSAGADPTGRAGAPAPLVAPLPGRHASRRLRVGAFRLGPVHLAVVAVVAALAVGLAAWWVVRDQARVVPLETAATGTSETPAVAATPLVPVGPPGTAGAGAEGEDGADLVVDVAGKVRSPGIAVLPPGSRVVDALEAAGGARRGVDLTALNLARPVVDGEQILVGVAPAAGVAGTIDSQVPAGTALVNLNTADEAALDTLPGVGPVTAGAILAWRDANGAFTSVEELLEVDGIGEATLADLAPLVTL from the coding sequence ATGCGCCGTTCCCAGTCCTCCTCCGAGCACGCCGAGGCGGTGTCGCGGCGACTGGCGACGCTCAGCGCCGAGCTCGCCGCTGTGCGCCACGAGCCACCCGGCCCCGTCGAGGGCCACACCCGCGTGCGCGAGCGCCCGGACCCGACCGTCGACCGGACGTCCGCGGGCGCCGACCCCACCGGCCGGGCGGGGGCGCCCGCACCGCTCGTCGCGCCGCTCCCGGGCCGCCACGCCTCTCGCCGGCTGCGGGTCGGGGCGTTCCGGCTCGGACCGGTGCACCTCGCGGTGGTGGCCGTGGTCGCGGCCCTCGCCGTGGGCCTCGCGGCCTGGTGGGTGGTGCGCGACCAGGCGCGGGTGGTGCCGCTCGAGACGGCCGCGACCGGCACCTCCGAGACCCCTGCCGTGGCGGCGACCCCGCTGGTGCCGGTCGGGCCGCCCGGCACGGCCGGGGCTGGCGCCGAGGGGGAGGACGGCGCCGACCTGGTGGTCGACGTCGCCGGCAAGGTGCGGAGCCCGGGCATCGCCGTCCTGCCCCCGGGCTCGCGGGTGGTCGACGCCCTCGAGGCGGCCGGTGGGGCGCGGCGGGGTGTCGACCTGACCGCCCTCAACCTCGCCCGACCGGTGGTCGACGGCGAGCAGATCCTGGTCGGGGTCGCCCCGGCGGCCGGGGTCGCCGGCACGATCGACTCGCAGGTCCCGGCCGGGACGGCGCTGGTCAACCTCAACACCGCCGACGAGGCGGCGCTCGACACCCTGCCCGGCGTGGGGCCGGTGACCGCCGGCGCGATCCTGGCCTGGCGCGACGCCAACGGCGCCTTCACCTCGGTCGAGGAGCTGCTCGAGGTCGACGGCATCGGTGAGGCCACGCTCGCCGACCTCGCCCCGCTCGTCACCCTCTGA
- a CDS encoding DegV family protein, giving the protein MSRVVVVTDSTASLPAELAKSRDIRVVPLQVVIGAQVLDEGPDGATPDVVAEALRDFVPVSTSRPAPALFAELYRSLAAEGAEEVVSVHLSREMSGTFESAQLAGLEVDLPVHVVDSGQVGIATGYAALTAADVLDAGGTGEQAAQAALARGQAATSLFYVDTLEHLRRGGRIGAAAAIVGSALSVKPLLEIAEGRVAPRERVRTASRALARLAELAVESAGDRPVDVCVSHLANAARAEELAEALGERLSDGLEGREVMCGELGAVLGAHVGPGMVAVCVSPRPAG; this is encoded by the coding sequence ATGTCCCGTGTGGTGGTGGTGACCGACTCGACCGCGAGCCTTCCCGCCGAGCTGGCGAAGAGTCGCGACATCCGAGTCGTCCCGCTCCAGGTCGTGATCGGGGCGCAGGTGCTCGACGAGGGCCCCGACGGCGCGACGCCCGACGTGGTGGCCGAGGCGCTGCGCGACTTCGTCCCGGTGAGCACTTCGCGCCCGGCGCCGGCGCTCTTCGCCGAGCTCTATCGCTCGCTGGCGGCCGAGGGGGCCGAGGAGGTCGTCTCGGTCCACCTCTCCCGCGAGATGAGCGGCACCTTCGAGTCCGCGCAGCTGGCGGGGCTCGAGGTCGACCTGCCGGTGCACGTCGTCGACTCCGGCCAGGTCGGCATCGCCACGGGCTACGCCGCCCTGACCGCCGCAGACGTCCTCGACGCCGGTGGCACCGGGGAGCAGGCGGCTCAGGCGGCGCTCGCTCGCGGCCAGGCGGCCACCTCGCTGTTCTACGTCGACACGCTCGAGCACCTGCGGCGGGGTGGGCGCATCGGCGCCGCGGCCGCGATCGTCGGCAGTGCGCTGTCGGTCAAGCCGCTGCTGGAGATCGCCGAGGGCCGCGTCGCCCCCCGCGAGCGCGTCCGCACGGCCTCGCGCGCCCTGGCCCGACTCGCCGAGCTGGCCGTCGAGTCGGCCGGCGATCGCCCCGTCGACGTCTGCGTGTCGCACCTGGCCAACGCCGCTCGCGCCGAGGAGCTCGCCGAGGCGCTGGGGGAGCGGCTCTCCGACGGCCTCGAGGGTCGCGAGGTGATGTGCGGCGAGCTCGGCGCGGTGCTGGGGGCGCACGTCGGCCCGGGCATGGTGGCGGTCTGCGTCTCCCCGCGACCCGCCGGCTGA
- a CDS encoding response regulator produces MAESAIRVLVLEDDRDAAHFMRASLSRLGGMEVDLAGTADEAVAAMRRQRYDVLVTDIRLPGRSGLQALPEFRAIDATVAVLVLTAYPTFDHAVGALREDVDDFLVKPVGAEELVSRVEELADLARRRRAPSRLRVLAVGAHPDDVELGVGATLAAHAAAGDEITTLVLSGGAVGGSTDMRHGEAVSAAALVGARLIHLDFADTHMSPADGLITAVERAVAEVAPDRIYTHGIHDRHQDHRAVHEAVEIGARSVGDLWCFQSPSSTVDFRPNRFVTVDGFVDTKLEMLAAFASQAHRDYMQPDAVRASARYWARFTTAREVEPLETVRVTQTVRVATSVQAPQAVDDPAADAAHGGCG; encoded by the coding sequence ATGGCCGAGTCAGCGATCCGAGTGCTCGTGCTCGAGGACGACCGTGACGCCGCCCACTTCATGCGGGCCAGCCTGAGCAGGCTCGGCGGCATGGAGGTCGACCTCGCGGGCACGGCCGACGAGGCCGTCGCGGCGATGCGACGCCAGCGCTACGACGTGCTCGTGACCGACATCCGGCTCCCGGGCCGCTCCGGGCTCCAGGCGCTGCCGGAGTTCCGCGCGATCGACGCGACCGTGGCGGTCCTCGTGCTCACTGCCTACCCGACGTTCGACCACGCCGTGGGGGCGCTGCGCGAGGACGTCGACGACTTCCTCGTCAAGCCGGTCGGCGCCGAGGAGCTGGTCAGCCGCGTCGAGGAGCTCGCCGACCTGGCCCGCCGTCGTCGCGCGCCGTCCCGGCTGCGGGTGCTCGCCGTCGGTGCGCACCCCGACGACGTCGAGCTGGGGGTCGGGGCGACGCTGGCGGCCCACGCGGCGGCCGGCGACGAGATCACCACCCTCGTGCTGTCCGGGGGCGCGGTCGGCGGCAGCACGGACATGCGCCACGGGGAGGCCGTGAGCGCGGCCGCGCTGGTGGGCGCCCGCCTCATCCACCTCGACTTCGCCGACACCCACATGTCGCCGGCCGACGGCCTGATCACCGCGGTCGAGCGGGCCGTCGCCGAGGTCGCCCCCGACCGCATCTACACCCACGGCATCCACGACCGCCACCAGGACCACCGCGCCGTGCACGAGGCCGTCGAGATCGGCGCGCGCTCGGTCGGCGACCTGTGGTGCTTCCAGAGCCCGTCGTCGACCGTCGACTTCCGGCCCAACCGGTTCGTCACCGTCGACGGCTTCGTCGACACCAAGCTCGAGATGCTCGCCGCCTTCGCGTCCCAGGCGCACCGCGACTACATGCAGCCCGACGCTGTGCGGGCGAGCGCGCGCTACTGGGCGCGTTTCACCACGGCCCGGGAGGTCGAGCCCCTCGAGACCGTCCGGGTGACCCAGACGGTGCGCGTCGCGACCAGCGTGCAGGCGCCGCAGGCCGTCGACGACCCGGCGGCCGACGCCGCGCACGGCGGCTGCGGCTGA
- a CDS encoding glycosyltransferase family 2 protein gives MVAFMAALVLVLLVPLAVAGVVRLAMVPFALVFEVRARRSRSGRAGYGPMFAEAPSLSVVVPAFDEARVIDQCVRSIARSDYPRLEIVCVDDGSSDDTFARMRQLAAAHPGMVRALRQDNAGKGAALNTGIAAARGEVLVLVDADGVFRPDTLARLLRGFRSPRIGAVCGNDKPVNLDRTLTRLLSVISHVGTGLMRRALDVLGCLPVVSGNIGAFRRDVLERVGPLRTDTLGEDLELTWRVHEAGFQVAFAPDALVYAESPSTLRGLWRQRVRWARGLLQATEMHWSMIGNPRYGAFGVYLLFNTVTQVIAPFLQLAAAVNVGWLVAVDGSGWLPGTWWSWVLLLGVPASLALLALALALDRAADDLRHLWTVPLWPLYSTLMTFVVLDAVRLELGNAENRWNKLERTGTVSVRGLSDDDGPGS, from the coding sequence GTGGTCGCGTTCATGGCGGCGTTGGTCCTCGTGCTGCTCGTCCCGCTCGCGGTCGCCGGAGTCGTGCGCCTCGCGATGGTGCCGTTCGCGCTGGTCTTCGAGGTCCGGGCCCGGCGCAGCCGGTCCGGACGGGCCGGCTACGGCCCGATGTTCGCCGAGGCCCCCTCCCTGAGCGTGGTGGTGCCGGCCTTCGACGAGGCACGCGTCATCGACCAGTGCGTGCGCTCGATCGCGCGCAGCGACTACCCACGCCTCGAGATCGTGTGCGTCGACGACGGGTCGTCCGACGACACCTTCGCGCGGATGCGGCAGCTGGCCGCCGCACACCCCGGGATGGTGCGGGCGCTGCGGCAGGACAACGCCGGCAAGGGCGCCGCCCTCAACACCGGCATCGCCGCCGCCCGAGGCGAGGTCCTCGTGCTCGTCGACGCCGACGGGGTGTTCCGCCCCGACACGCTGGCCCGCTTGCTGCGGGGCTTCCGCAGCCCGCGGATCGGTGCGGTCTGCGGCAACGACAAGCCCGTCAACCTCGACCGGACGCTCACCCGCCTCCTCTCCGTCATCAGCCACGTCGGCACCGGCCTGATGCGTCGCGCCCTCGACGTGCTGGGCTGCCTGCCCGTCGTCTCCGGCAACATCGGCGCCTTCCGCCGTGACGTGCTCGAGCGGGTGGGTCCGCTGCGCACGGACACGCTCGGCGAGGACCTGGAGCTGACCTGGCGGGTGCACGAGGCGGGCTTCCAGGTGGCGTTCGCCCCCGACGCGCTCGTGTACGCCGAGTCTCCCTCCACCCTGCGTGGCCTGTGGCGGCAGCGGGTCCGCTGGGCGCGTGGGCTGCTGCAGGCCACCGAGATGCACTGGTCGATGATCGGCAACCCGCGCTACGGCGCGTTCGGCGTCTACCTGCTCTTCAACACCGTCACCCAGGTGATCGCCCCCTTCCTCCAGCTCGCAGCCGCGGTGAACGTGGGGTGGCTGGTCGCCGTGGACGGCTCCGGCTGGCTGCCCGGCACCTGGTGGTCGTGGGTGCTCCTGCTGGGGGTGCCGGCGTCGCTGGCGCTGCTGGCGCTCGCCCTCGCGCTCGACCGGGCCGCCGATGACCTGCGCCACCTGTGGACCGTCCCGTTGTGGCCGCTCTACTCGACCCTGATGACCTTCGTCGTGCTCGATGCCGTCCGGCTCGAGCTCGGGAATGCGGAGAACCGATGGAACAAGCTGGAGCGGACCGGGACGGTGTCGGTGCGTGGCCTGAGCGACGACGATGGCCCTGGCTCCTGA
- a CDS encoding ComEC/Rec2 family competence protein → MPDLRAVALGAGAWAGALLVLVLPARPALGSVALVTGVLVAGVGRRWWSPAWLGPLAALVSVAGVAALHHALVATSPLTALAAEGAVVSVRLELTSDVRVVSGAYGDLQVVRADATQVAGRGTAWTLDAPVVVMAGADWPRLPLGTTLETTARLVAADDDVAALVRPTGEPRVLDRPGPWWDAAAAVRRSVRDAVSGRGVDARELVPALVVGDDGGLDSDLADDFRTTGLTHLLAVSGTNLTLVVGSLLVLGRWVGVRGPWLYALGVLGIVGFVLTARAEPSVVRAAAMGTVALVGMGRNGLSRGVRGLGVAVLALLLVWPRLALTPGFALSALATAGILLLAPVWRDALMRWTPRWVAEAVSVPLAAQVACTPVVAALSGQVSLVAVGANLLAAPAVAPATVLGLAGGLLGLVWGPLGAVVAAPAAWSAAWIIAVARWGAGVPTAAVDWGTGPVSLGLLTLLCVLAVPLAPRVLGRAGTTLACTGLLVVVMLVRPPSPGWPPEGWVLAMCDVDQGDALVLRAGEHSAVVVDAGPEPAVTDACLDRLDVASVPLLVLTHFHADHVGGVAGVADGRRIDVVEGTALREPEAGARSVEEVTGRPAVPAAYGLTRRVGQVTLQAVWPRPGVAAGDAGESAANNASVVLLAEVAGVRILLTGDLEPSAQAALARDLAGVQVDVLKVPHHGSRHQDLDWLTSLGARLALVSVGEDNDYGHPAPDLLHALAAAGADVRRTDVGGDVVVVVEDGTPGVVGRG, encoded by the coding sequence GTGCCCGACCTGCGCGCGGTGGCGCTCGGCGCGGGGGCCTGGGCCGGGGCGCTGCTCGTGCTGGTCCTGCCGGCCCGGCCGGCCCTGGGCTCGGTCGCGCTGGTCACCGGCGTGCTCGTCGCCGGCGTGGGGCGCCGGTGGTGGTCTCCGGCGTGGCTCGGGCCGCTGGCGGCGCTGGTCTCGGTGGCGGGCGTCGCCGCGCTCCACCACGCCCTGGTCGCCACCTCGCCGCTGACGGCGCTCGCCGCCGAGGGAGCGGTGGTGTCGGTGCGCCTGGAGCTGACCTCCGACGTGCGCGTGGTGAGCGGGGCCTATGGCGACCTGCAGGTGGTGCGGGCCGATGCCACCCAGGTGGCGGGTCGCGGGACGGCGTGGACCCTGGACGCGCCGGTCGTGGTGATGGCCGGCGCCGACTGGCCCCGGCTGCCGCTCGGCACCACGCTCGAGACGACGGCGCGGCTGGTCGCCGCGGACGACGACGTGGCGGCGCTGGTCCGGCCGACGGGTGAGCCGAGGGTGCTCGACCGGCCCGGCCCGTGGTGGGACGCCGCGGCGGCCGTACGACGGTCGGTGCGCGACGCGGTCTCCGGGCGCGGCGTCGACGCGCGTGAGCTGGTGCCGGCGCTGGTGGTCGGGGACGACGGCGGCCTCGACTCGGACCTGGCCGACGACTTCCGCACGACCGGGCTCACCCACCTGCTCGCGGTGAGCGGCACCAACCTGACCCTCGTCGTCGGCTCGCTGCTGGTGCTCGGGCGGTGGGTCGGGGTGCGCGGACCCTGGCTCTACGCCCTCGGCGTGCTCGGCATCGTCGGCTTCGTGCTGACCGCGCGCGCCGAGCCCAGCGTCGTGCGCGCCGCCGCGATGGGCACGGTCGCGCTGGTCGGGATGGGGCGCAACGGCCTCTCGCGGGGCGTGCGGGGGCTGGGCGTGGCGGTACTGGCGCTGCTGCTGGTCTGGCCGCGACTGGCGCTCACGCCCGGGTTCGCGCTGTCCGCCCTGGCCACGGCCGGCATCCTGCTGCTGGCGCCGGTGTGGCGCGACGCGCTGATGCGTTGGACGCCCCGGTGGGTGGCGGAGGCGGTGTCGGTGCCCCTGGCCGCGCAGGTCGCCTGCACGCCGGTGGTGGCGGCCCTCTCGGGTCAGGTCAGCCTGGTCGCCGTGGGCGCCAACCTGCTGGCGGCGCCGGCGGTCGCCCCGGCGACGGTGCTGGGACTGGCCGGGGGACTCCTCGGGCTGGTGTGGGGTCCGCTCGGCGCGGTGGTCGCCGCCCCGGCGGCGTGGTCGGCGGCGTGGATCATCGCGGTCGCCCGGTGGGGCGCGGGCGTGCCGACGGCGGCGGTCGACTGGGGCACCGGCCCGGTGTCCCTGGGGCTGCTCACGCTCCTGTGCGTGCTGGCGGTGCCCCTCGCCCCGCGGGTGCTCGGCCGGGCGGGTACGACCCTCGCCTGCACCGGCCTGCTCGTCGTGGTCATGCTCGTCCGCCCTCCCTCACCCGGCTGGCCGCCGGAGGGCTGGGTGCTCGCCATGTGCGACGTCGACCAGGGCGACGCCCTGGTGCTGCGGGCCGGCGAGCACAGCGCGGTGGTCGTCGACGCGGGACCCGAGCCGGCGGTGACGGACGCCTGCCTCGACCGCCTCGACGTCGCGTCGGTGCCGCTGCTCGTGCTGACCCACTTCCACGCCGACCACGTGGGCGGAGTCGCCGGGGTGGCCGACGGGCGCCGCATCGACGTCGTCGAGGGCACGGCCCTGCGCGAACCCGAGGCCGGGGCGAGGTCGGTCGAGGAGGTGACCGGGCGCCCGGCCGTGCCGGCGGCGTACGGCCTCACCCGCCGGGTCGGACAGGTCACGCTGCAGGCCGTGTGGCCCCGCCCGGGCGTCGCCGCTGGCGACGCGGGGGAGAGCGCGGCCAACAACGCCAGCGTCGTGCTGCTCGCCGAGGTGGCCGGGGTCCGGATCCTGCTCACCGGCGACCTCGAGCCGTCGGCCCAGGCCGCGCTCGCCCGTGACCTCGCGGGGGTGCAGGTCGACGTGCTCAAGGTGCCGCACCACGGCAGCCGGCACCAGGACCTCGACTGGCTGACGTCCCTGGGCGCGCGCCTCGCGCTGGTGTCGGTGGGGGAGGACAACGACTACGGTCACCCCGCCCCCGACCTGCTCCACGCGCTCGCGGCGGCCGGCGCCGACGTACGCCGCACCGACGTGGGCGGCGACGTGGTCGTGGTGGTCGAGGACGGGACGCCCGGTGTCGTGGGCCGCGGATAG
- a CDS encoding ATP-grasp domain-containing protein → MGAASERTTILVTGAAGPAGRALGAQVLARAERGGGLRLLGVDLAPAPVPGYETVLPVPGAPDPAYDEDMRDLVSRLDPDLVVPTVAEELPRLAVLGLAAGMGPGLVLSAPGPVAVAADKLLTMWALAASGVAVPPHATVAEAGSAADAVAWGGGPVVVKPRVSRGGRGVHVVEDGGDPVWDSLDATWLVQGYAPGVEYSPQVYRSPHSGRCRVVVLRKTELTQGRVGNAAAVERLGDGAEPDVEALAVRAVEALDLVGPVDLDVRRSSDGTPVVLEVNSRFGALSAQAPELLADVLAEWTG, encoded by the coding sequence ATGGGTGCCGCCTCGGAGCGCACGACCATCCTCGTCACCGGTGCGGCCGGACCCGCGGGGCGGGCCCTCGGCGCGCAGGTCCTGGCGCGCGCCGAGCGCGGTGGTGGGCTGCGCCTGCTGGGGGTCGACCTCGCGCCGGCCCCCGTGCCCGGCTACGAGACGGTCCTGCCGGTGCCGGGCGCGCCCGACCCGGCGTACGACGAGGACATGCGCGACCTGGTGTCTCGCCTCGACCCTGACCTCGTCGTCCCCACCGTGGCCGAGGAGCTGCCCCGGCTCGCCGTGCTCGGGCTCGCGGCGGGGATGGGCCCGGGACTGGTGCTCTCGGCGCCGGGCCCCGTCGCCGTCGCCGCGGACAAGCTGCTGACGATGTGGGCGCTGGCCGCGAGCGGCGTCGCGGTGCCTCCGCACGCCACCGTCGCCGAGGCCGGCTCCGCCGCCGACGCCGTGGCCTGGGGCGGCGGGCCCGTGGTGGTGAAGCCGCGGGTGAGCCGCGGTGGTCGCGGCGTGCACGTCGTCGAGGACGGTGGCGACCCGGTGTGGGACTCCCTCGACGCCACCTGGCTGGTCCAGGGCTACGCGCCGGGGGTGGAGTACAGCCCCCAGGTCTACCGCTCACCGCACAGCGGCAGGTGCCGGGTCGTGGTGCTGCGCAAGACCGAGCTCACGCAGGGCCGGGTGGGCAACGCCGCGGCGGTCGAGAGACTCGGCGACGGTGCCGAGCCCGACGTCGAGGCGCTCGCCGTGCGTGCCGTGGAGGCACTCGACCTGGTCGGACCGGTCGACCTGGACGTACGCAGGTCGAGCGACGGCACCCCCGTGGTGCTCGAGGTCAACAGCAGGTTCGGTGCGCTGTCCGCGCAGGCCCCGGAGCTCCTCGCCGACGTGCTTGCCGAGTGGACAGGGTGA
- a CDS encoding ATP-binding protein, protein MVRTSVGARARELSNRMMIAWPTPDASGWRHLPFSVLVLVVAYILYEIPLHHRPLLLAAGVAVALAVQAAASLGRPARWPPGWRLALPLGQMLAVGLLDLGSGDPMGSVIMLLFVPGVSLALAPGGRPLLAGLLGVVVVSLVPVIFTTGRLYPGLHSTINAVLIGAVMLHVHAIMETTRRQERQLLAAYDLLRSIMLAATEQAIMATDETGRLLTASSGAERLFEVPREQLRGTDLTELVDGPSLGELVGAAADGGSHVSLWRRSVGSSPRMVEYVVTSRPSIGPADEPDPMRGYLVVATDVTDREEELRRQEQLIGLVSHELRTPLVSILGYVDLLRLDPGGLTDEQREYVDVLTRNARRLRSLVDELLMSARVVAGDPMSPEEVDAVQVARAAIASVRPMAEAADVRVALSGDEVVPLVSDPQRLGQVVDNLLTNAIKYSDAGGEVRVEVVAEPSPDGQRGVRIRVADDGTGITADELRRITQPFYRTRDTRRRHIAGVGLGLTLVQALVSDHRGTLVIDSEPGRGTEVTVRLPDVPLAADPEAAPPR, encoded by the coding sequence ATGGTGCGCACCTCGGTGGGCGCCCGGGCGCGGGAGCTGTCCAACCGGATGATGATCGCCTGGCCGACCCCGGACGCCTCGGGCTGGCGCCACCTGCCGTTCTCGGTGCTGGTGCTGGTGGTCGCCTACATCCTCTACGAGATCCCGCTGCACCACCGACCGCTGCTGCTCGCCGCCGGCGTGGCCGTCGCGCTGGCGGTCCAGGCAGCCGCGAGCCTGGGCAGACCGGCCCGGTGGCCCCCCGGCTGGCGCCTGGCGCTCCCCCTCGGCCAGATGCTGGCGGTCGGCCTGCTCGACCTCGGCAGCGGCGATCCCATGGGATCGGTCATCATGCTGCTCTTCGTGCCAGGAGTGAGCCTGGCGCTCGCGCCCGGGGGCCGCCCGCTGCTGGCTGGGCTGCTCGGCGTGGTGGTGGTGTCCCTCGTCCCGGTGATCTTCACGACCGGCCGTCTCTACCCGGGACTGCACAGCACGATCAACGCCGTGCTCATCGGCGCGGTCATGCTCCATGTCCACGCGATCATGGAGACCACGCGGCGCCAGGAGCGCCAGCTCCTCGCCGCCTACGACCTGTTGCGCAGCATCATGCTCGCCGCCACCGAGCAGGCGATCATGGCCACCGACGAGACGGGCCGGCTGCTCACGGCGAGCAGCGGCGCCGAGCGCCTCTTCGAGGTCCCGCGGGAGCAGCTGAGGGGCACCGACCTGACCGAGCTGGTCGACGGCCCCTCGCTGGGCGAGCTGGTCGGGGCGGCCGCCGACGGTGGCTCGCACGTGTCCCTGTGGCGCCGCTCCGTCGGCAGCTCGCCGCGCATGGTCGAGTACGTCGTGACGTCCCGCCCGTCCATCGGGCCCGCGGACGAGCCCGACCCGATGCGCGGCTACCTCGTCGTCGCCACCGACGTCACCGACCGCGAGGAGGAGCTGCGGCGCCAGGAGCAGCTCATCGGCCTGGTCAGCCACGAGCTGCGCACCCCGTTGGTGTCGATCCTCGGCTACGTCGACCTGCTCCGGCTGGATCCCGGTGGGCTCACCGACGAGCAGCGCGAGTACGTCGACGTGCTGACGCGCAACGCCCGCCGCCTGCGGTCCCTCGTCGACGAGCTGCTGATGAGCGCCCGCGTCGTCGCCGGCGACCCGATGTCGCCCGAGGAGGTCGACGCCGTGCAGGTCGCGCGCGCCGCGATCGCGAGCGTGCGGCCCATGGCCGAGGCCGCGGACGTGAGGGTGGCCCTCTCCGGCGACGAGGTCGTGCCGCTCGTCTCCGACCCACAGCGGCTCGGGCAGGTCGTCGACAACCTGCTCACCAACGCGATCAAGTACAGCGACGCCGGGGGCGAGGTCCGCGTCGAGGTCGTGGCCGAGCCCTCGCCCGACGGGCAGCGGGGGGTGCGGATCCGGGTCGCCGACGACGGCACCGGCATCACCGCCGACGAGCTGCGCCGGATCACCCAGCCGTTCTACCGCACGCGCGACACCCGGCGACGCCACATCGCCGGGGTCGGCCTCGGCCTCACGCTCGTCCAGGCACTGGTCTCCGACCACCGGGGCACGCTCGTCATCGACAGCGAGCCCGGGCGTGGCACCGAGGTGACCGTCCGGCTGCCCGACGTACCCCTCGCCGCAGACCCCGAGGCCGCCCCTCCCCGCTAG